A region of Pseudorasbora parva isolate DD20220531a chromosome 14, ASM2467924v1, whole genome shotgun sequence DNA encodes the following proteins:
- the calr3a gene encoding calreticulin 3a: MRVAAAVCVLSALAFTLHADVYFKEQFLDGDGWKSRWIESKHKSDYGQWKLTSGKFYGDAELDKGLQTSQDARFYALSSRFDSFSNEGKPVVIQFTVKHEQKIDCGGGYVKIFPADLDQTDMNGDSQYYIMFGPDICGYSTKKVHVIFNYKGQNHLIKKDIKCKDDELTHLYTLILRPDQTYEVKIDNEKVESGSLEEDWDFLPPKKIKDPEAKKPEDWDDRAKIDDPEDTKPEDWDKPENIPDPDAKKPDDWDEDMDGEWEPAMIPNPDFKGEWKAKQIDNPNYKGTWIHPEIDNPEYTADDAIYKFDNIGILGLDLWQVKSGTIFDNFLITDDVEEAEKFGTETWGATKGPEKKMKDQQEEEERKKREDEEKSKKDDKEEDDEDEEEDEPEEEEHTEEPPEEEEEEGEDDTLTKDEL, from the exons ATGCGGGTCGCTGCTGCAGTATGCGTTTTATCTGCACTGGCTTTCACTCTACACGCAGATGTGTATTTTAAAGAACAATTTCTGGATGGAG ATGGTTGGAAAAGCCGATGGATTGAATCCAAACACAAATCCGACTACGGCCAGTGGAAACTGACCTCAGGGAAATTCTACGGTGATGCTGAGCTTGATAAAG GTTTGCAGACGAGTCAAGATGCCCGGTTTTACGCTCTATCCAGTCGCTTTGACTCGTTTAGTAATGAGGGTAAACCGGTAGTGATCCAGTTCACGGTGAAACACGAGCAGAAGATCGACTGCGGCGGTGGGTACGTGAAAATCTTCCCCGCCGACCTGGACCAGACCGATATGAACGGCGATTCGCAGTACTACATCATGTTTG GACCTGATATCTGTGGCTACAGCACCAAGAAAGTTCACGTAATTTTCAACTACAAAGGCCAAAACCACCTCATCAAGAAGGACATAAAATGCAAA GACGATGAACTCACTCACCTCTACACGCTGATCCTGCGGCCAGACCAGACGTACGAAGTGAAAATCGACAACGAGAAGGTGGAGTCAGGCTccctggaggaagactgggacTTCCTTCCTCCCAAAAAGATCAAGGATCCAGAGGCCAAGAAGCCTGAGGACTGGGACGACCGGGCAAAAATTGACGATCCTGAAGACACAAAACCTGAG GACTGGGACAAACCTGAGAACATTCCCGACCCTGATGCCAAGAAACCAGACGATTGGGATGAAGACATGGATGGAGAATGGGAACCTGCGATGATCCCGAACCCTGATTTTAAG GGTGAGTGGAAAGCAAAACAGATCGACAACCCCAACTACAAAGGCACCTGGATTCACCCTGAAATCGACAACCCCGAGTACACGGCAGACGACGCCATTTACAAATTCGACAACATCGGCATTCTGGGACTGGATCTTTGGCAG GTGAAATCTGGAACCATCTTTGATAACTTTCTGATCACCGATGATGTTGAGGAGGCTGAGAAATTTGGTACAGAAACATGGGGCGCAACTAAG GGGCCAGAAAAGAAAATGAAGGACCAGCAGGAAGAGGAAGAACGGAAAAAGCGTGAAGATGAGGAAAAGAGCAAGAAGGAtgataaagaggaagatgatgAGGACGAAGAAGAGGACGAGCCAGAGGAGGAAGAACACACAGAAGAACCTcctgaggaggaggaagaggagggtgAGGACGATACACTCACTAAAGATGAGTTGTGA
- the LOC137040804 gene encoding SLAM family member 5-like — protein sequence MKDDDEIQWRFRNTVIAAINKRADSFTVYDDVLEGRFRDRLKLDNQTGSLTITNITIKHAGEYEFETNTKRVIFFLTVNVSVMEGDSVTVDPGLTEVKDDDQTEWRFEGTLIAEINVTADSFTVYDDVLDGRFRDRLKLEKQTGSLTITNITIKHTGLYQLQINNYWPFYVHLSVYARLPVPVISRNSSQCSSSSSSSSSSSSSYCSLVCSSAVNVSHVTLSWYKGNSLLSSISVSDLSISLSLPLEVEYQDKNTYSCVLNNPISHQTQHLDITQLCHTCSVHCCGPTEAVIRLVLAALVGVATVMIVVYDIRSRRAERDQAHIHTSGSA from the exons ATGAAGGATGATGATGAGATTCAGTGGAGGTTTAGAAACACTGTAATCGCTGCAATCAATAAACGGGCCGACAGCTTCACTGTATATGATGATGTTCTTGAagggagattcagagacagactgaagctggacaatcaaactggatctctgaccatcacaaacatcacaatcaAACATGCTGGAGAATATGAATTTGAGACCAACACTAAGagggtcattttttttcttactgTCAATG tgtcagtgatggagggagattcagtcacTGTAGACCCTGGTCTCACTGAAGTGAAGGATGATGATCAGACTGAGTGGAGGTTTGAAGGCActttaatcgctgaaatcaaTGTAACGGCCGACAGCTTCACTGTATATGATGATGTTCttgatgggagattcagagacagactgaagctggaaaaacaaactggatctctgaccatcacaaacatcacaatcaAACATACTGGACTTTATCAACTACAGATCAACAATTACTGGCCTTTTTATGTCCATCTCTCTGTCTACG CTCGTCTGCCTGTTCCTGTCATCAGCCGTAACTCTTCTCAgtgttcttcatcatcatcatcatcatcatcatcatcatcatcatattgtTCATTGGTGTGTTCATCAGCGGTGAAtgtgagtcatgtgactctctcctggtacaaaggaaacagtttattgtccagcatcagtgtgtctgatctcagcatcagtctctctctacctctggaggtggaatatcaggataaaaacacctacagctgtgtgCTGAACAATCCCATCAGCCACCAGACTCAACATCTGGACATCACTCAACTCTGTCACACATGTTCAG TCCACTGTTGTGGTCCCACTGAAGCTGTGATCCGATTGGTCCTTGCTGCTCTggtgggcgtggctactgtcaTGATTGTGGTTTATGACATCAGATCCAGAAGAGCTGAACGAGATCAAGCTCATATTCACACATCAG GAAGTGCTTGA